A region of the Ranitomeya imitator isolate aRanImi1 chromosome 5, aRanImi1.pri, whole genome shotgun sequence genome:
CGAGATTTTACCTTTCCAGAAATCTGATTAATAGGGCAGTAGAGGTTTCTTCAGCCAGTCTGTCTCTCAGGTTTAGTAATCAGATTTTAAACAAAAATCAGCGTAGatcgaagaaaaaaaaaactcttgaAAACACCGTAACAGAACTAATCTCCTTCCACCGAAAATTAAGACGACTGAACCCATAGATGAGAAACATTTTATCCGGGTCATATTCTCCCAAAAAACTGTGTAGAACGTATTTGTAGTAGTGTTTAAGAACTATTCCAAAAGAGCAAAATTAAAAAGTACCCTAGAAGCAGCGTCGCATAAGTCGTACAAGACAGAAATGCCATGGGAAGGGGGTTCAGTTACCCCCCATTGTAACAGTTCTGCAAAATATAGGGTgtctgaaatgtaaaaaaaaaaaaaaaaaagtgggtatAAACATTAACATTGGCACTGCATACTCTGAAGGGAGAACATAACAAAAAACACTGAATATAACAAACACGCAACAGCAAACCGCTCAGTAACGCTAAAAAAGGACCAGTTGACAGGCTAGTGCAAGAAGAAGATATGGATCGTGGAAGGTGCACATTCGACTGCTGATATTCCTCAGATTATCGACAGAACAGACTTATAAACCAGTGAATAAATATAGTTGTGGCAGTATAaagcttacaaaaaaaaaaaacacaaggaaagCATCTGGGATGGATGAGATGCACTTTTTTTGGAGTATGAACCTCAAGTTTTGTGACGGGAATGTAAGGAACTTGGAATGTAACACTTGGATTTTAAGTGCCATGGTGGAGTTAAACTGGATTTTAggatttggggttaaaaaaaaaaataaaaaaaatagaatttattTATAACTATGTACAATCGAAGCGAGGCATAGGAGATGTCAGCAGAGGAAGGCGCCGAACGATTTGCGCTGAGGGTACCCAGTCGAGATGTGCTCCATGACAATGTACCGCAAGTAGTCTAACTCGCATATGGACAACAAAGTCCTCctctaggttataaaaaaaaaaaaaaaaaaggcacggtGCAGTGCTGTGAAAAGGCACGTTGAAGGCTTTCTCCATAAATAACGTCCAGTAGTCGTCCTTTGAaacaaaccaaaacaaaaaaagccACAGAGCGAAAAGCTGTGGCTGGAGAACGAAGAAGTAGAGGCAGATCTCACAAGTAGAAGAGAAGAATTGCTGGACTACGCGTAGAACTCCCTCTGTTCCCTTGGCTTCTGATATCCCCCATTGGACTGTTTTGGTTCCTCCAGAGAGTAGCTGCCTTCGTCTTTCTTCTTCATCCTGTACAGTACAAACACAACCAGGGCGGCTGCGAACACCAAACCAGCCACTCCACCTGCGATgattcctgaaaggaaaaaaaagggtTTGAGATCAAGCAAGACATCGAAAACGCCTCAAGAACCGAGAAAATATCAGCTCAAACATGGAGGACAACTACTTGAGGCACCACTTTACATAAAAATGTTGTATTTCCGAGACAATATAGATTGTATCAGGACGATCTCTCCAAGATCAGCCTCATCGTTGTGATACTTCATTATAGAAACAAAGTTTTACCTGCAAGAAGTTCCTTCCTTTCCATGATCCCATGTGAGGCATCAGAGCTTCCGTCGTCAGAGTTCCCCTCTTCAGAGGACGGGTTCATTCTGCCTTCATTGAGGACTGAATTTGTCGATTCAAAAAAtatatcctaaaaaaaaaaaaaatatatataaataaaatatccAATGATGACGTATAATATGTTGCTGGGCAATTGTTGCCATTTCCAGAAGACCAACCTACAAAGTACACCTCGGTGGAACCAGACCTCCACTGAAGAACGAGAATATGTCCTGCATGAGGTTTTGTTAGGGAAGATAACTCTCCTGGTATTGCCGTGGGACAGCTTAAGTGGCATAAAACGAGGAGATTGCAAAAAGCAGCACAAACCTCAGCTTTCTGGGAACTACATAAATATTTATCAAGTACAACAACCCAAGAACCCAGACCAGGGGTGAGCAATAAGTTACATGGACAGTCAATCATCTGACAGCAGACGATGGCCAGACACTCATAGCAGGTGATCACTGGAGGTCTGAAAAACCTGAATCCACCATCAGTTGACCAAAACCAGACTTAAGGCATTGTGTAGACCAATAAAAAAATTGACCTGGATGCCAAAAGTGTATTAGTTGTATTTATTTCATCAATTCACTGAAATGACAATTGCAGTCCCGGGTCTCATCACTTCTATCTGAAGCTTGGCCACAGATTTCCATCCGCTATCAGATGTGCTTGCAGAGGTCagctgtaaggccgggatcacacatgcgagaaatatgtctgagtctcgcatggtaatccctggGCCTTCCGTCTGCActccggagcgtgcggccgcacagcaatacatggagccgcacgctccgctcctgagggtCGGGTGCAGGGCCggttattaccatgcgagactcggacgtattactcgcatgtgtgatcccggcctaaggctcaTTTCCAGCCAGGAGTTTGCTTCAGCTGTAATTAGGAAGGGTGCTGGTTTACCTATGAAAATAAGCCCTACAGCCAGCCTCCCTGGAAGCACATCACTATAGACAGCACAGAGGACACGTGAAGTGCAGGGTTGGGACATTAGAGGCCCCTTCTTCATAAGTTCTATCAATATTTTAGACATAACTAGGGCAGTTATTATTCAGCTGGATAACCTTTTTTCCCTAATCACCATTAAAgcccttaaaaaaaacaaaaactgaattgTAGCTGTCTCCACTAGTGAAAAATGGTACATCATCAAGACTTGCCTCATCTGCTACCCCGGATGGTCCTTCTTCCTTAGAGTCAGAAATCTCATCGTTTTCATCGAATGGACTCCTGGAGACGTTATACTGGGCTGTGGTGCTGGTGAAGTCATCGTTTTCTGTGTCCTTGGGGAGCTGTTCATCTTCGCTTATTACTGGGACAGCCGTTGTGCTTCCACCATCGGGGACATGGATTCTCCTGCCCTTCGTATCCGGTGTGTGGACTTCATGAGGCTTTTCAGGTTCAGCAGACATGGTGGTAGATACGTGGTGATGACCATCGGGAGGGTGTTCATCCTCAGAAACAGTTGTTGCCTTTTCTCCTCCTTCGGCGTTACTTTCAGGTTCAACCGGGTCAGACGGCTTTGTAGTCTCTTCTTCCTCAACACCTAACTCAACAAATTGAGTTGTTGTagtatgatgaggaggaggatggtggtggtggtggtgatgatgatgatcttTGTGTGTGCTAGACTCTTCAGCCACAGTCGTTGTAACCAAAGACGGTAGATTGTCTAATGCATCCACGGCAGCTTCTTCATTATCCACATAGGTACTGGTAGCTCCGGAGGTGGTTTCTCCATGGAAAACATCATGATTTGCCAAGTCTTCGACAGGAGTGGTCAGCTCCTGGGGAACATGATGTAACCCAGGCTCTGTATCAGGTATGTTTGTTGTAGTTTCTTCTGGCAGATCAACTGCAAGAAGAATATCTGTTGTGTCGTCAACATCTCCACCTGACTCAGAAGGAAGAGTCGTACTAGACGTGGTTGTACTAGATGTGGTTGTATGATGATGATGGCGATGATGGTGGTGTTTCTTATCTTCAGTTTCTTCCTGCTGAAATGGAGGAGATGTGGCTTCTTTCGTGGTTGCTTCTGCATCACCAGTATCTACAGCTATTGGGTCTGTAATGTCGTCACTGGGGGATGTTGTCGTGTCCGCAGACTTTGTGGTGTCTTCAGTTTTACTTTCTTCCTTTTCCACAATCTCCGGCTCCTGAGCTGCCGTAGACCCTTCCACGGTGGGCACCAAAGTGGAGATAGACGTAGTAAAGACCGTTACATCCTTAGACTCCGAATCCACAAAGAAACCTATAAACACAGAAATAAACCATGCGGATGAAGTTTTACTTTTAACCGATGAGGTAAGAAAATAAGAAGAATTTAGTCCAGTAGGGTTAAACACCAATGTGCAGCCGCCGTATCACAATAAAACTAGGCTTAGTACACTCAGGATTGAAATTTAATGCCatgtagagaagaaaaaaaaaatctcaatatgGGTTCCAGAAGCAGAACTATGGCGAGAGGTGGCCCTCACGCTGGATGGAAACATTAGTCCTTGCCACTTGCAAGTCACTGGCTAGTAGATAGTGACTGTCTTAAAAGGGAATATGAAATCAGGCTTTTGCTATATAATCCAAGAACAGCATGATCTAGGGGAAGAGCGCCTGAttctagggatgtgtcacttactggtctgtttTGTTGTGTTAacaaaaatcagtgttttatcagcaggagatcatcactacaggactaggtgtctcttgaatcctggtccaaccacaccgcacactgattggcagatttaagggtacaatcagtggtgtgggcggggttatacagagctcagcattccaagATCTGccaaatctgcagcagagaaaacggattctatcacaactgctgcacccagtaaactaagtgacatcactggaatcgggggtctgtccctacatcatgctgctgtcagaataaagggaatctgtcagcaggttttgataAGATAGGAGAGAGGACTAGAGCAAAGACGCAAAGTAAATCTGCCCTCACCATCGGATCCGGATCCAGAAAAATCCTCATCATCCCCAGAACCGTCAAGGTCTTCAGGAAGAGGAACAGTTTCATCAACCtaagaacaaaaaaaataaaaattagcaaaaaattTGTACTAAATATTAGACGGTTGGTTAAAACATCATTCAGACATCACTTTCTAATCCAAGAGACCAACATTAAATACCAAATATCCACTGATCGAGGAGAACATTAAAAGCCTAATACTGGTGACCGATCGGATCGAGGCACGGACTCCAGCAATATCTGGCATAAGTCTTGTGGACACCTGTAGGTTATTGGCAGCAGATCCTTTAAAGGGGTCTTTTAAACTGAGGCGCGGCCTCCAAAAACTGGGACTTGTCTCCAAACTGCCCATCCAACTGATTATCTATGGGATGTTCTGGAAGTCATACAGGAAGCCTTGTCATATTCCTCCATtcctgaaaagttttttttttgcagtgtggcTGAACATCATCCTGCTGAAAGACACTACCACTGCCGGGGTACTTGGTCTGTACATGTGTAGGTAGATGGTACGCGTCAGCTCCACGTGGTACCAGGACCAAGGATTCCCAGCAGGACATTGCCCACAGCATCATACTGTCACCCACTGCCGTGGGTTACTCTGGGGGAATCTCTTCGCTTGTTAAGAGAAGGATCAGTCAATCCACatgatggggaaaaaaaataaaaacgcaatTCGTCAGACTAGGCCACCTTCCATTGCTCCAGGGTCCAGTTTTAATGAGCAGATTGTGGAATCCTTTAGTGTAGAAAATGGGTCAGTTCAAGCACTCGGACTGAAGAGCAGCCATGTAGCCCCTTACACCAAAAACTGTTCTGACCATCTTTTTATAATTACCCTTTGCAGACTTGGGTTACCAATTGATCGTCCTTAGACTGAACCCTTTTATTATGGCTGATAGATTTATATTGTAGGAGGTAAAGAATTTGCACCACATCGTGCGCTACAAGACCCCGATACTACCACTGGTTTCTATTGGTAAAGTAATCTTCCTAAGGAATCCAGAAAAGTCAGGGTATGACCAGAGACTCAGCCGATTTAAACCATTAAGTCACATTTTTACTAAGACATAACTTCAATGGTGATCAATCTATGACCCAAGGATCATAGGATCCTGGCAGATCAGCTTGGTACATGGATTTCACATTAGCGAGGGAAAATAATTCATTCCAGTCAAATAGAAATGTCAAAACAGACGAGTAACAGAACGATTGCCCTACAGCGCCTTCACAGAGATTCGCTTGCCCAGAGGCCACTGTTCTCCTCACCTCTGACCCACGTCCATCACTCTGGGGGTATCAGGATAAAGGGCAGAAGGGTCTGCAGATAAATGAGGATATGTAGCCTGACATCAGAAGTCAACTGTCCCCCGGCTTCTTTTATCTGCACATGCTATATCTAACCCTTCACCTTAAAAAAGGGCAAGTGCTAGATTAGAAAACACAACCCTGATAACCAGAAACCATCCTTGGGCAAAACAAAAATCAAGGATTGTACACGTGGCCATTTATTTTCTCCGTTTTACCAAGGAACAGGACATCTGCTTTATCTGTAAACCATAAAATCCAATGCATAGCCATCATTACAGAATACTACAGTGGGGCCGCCAACGTGTACCTTCTCACCATCACACATAAGATGGCGGGTCATGCATCACCGTCAAAACTCCATCGCGATTTGCGCTTAGTTTTTTCAACAGAACCAAGTCAGTATATTTCTGTAGATTGCTGCATAACTTCACCAACGTCTTCCGGAAAACCCCAAAAGAGCCGAGTAAGTGCATCCTCCTCTCCATTCCTGGCAGTGGGGACCGGGTGTTTCTCTAAGGAGTtggagattattttttttttttggattgggGTGGTGGTGGGGAAAATAGTATTTTCTAACTCTGAAGAGGTTCCCACATGGTGGGATATTGTATGAATGCCGGACATGACCGGTGTTTGCTCTTGTAACCCGGAGCCACAGCCATGGAATAAGAGTACCGACAGGCATTTCGTATCCTGAGCAACAGGAATACACTCCTTTTCCGGATATTAATCTGTGTCAAATCCACAAAAGCCCcccataaggaaaaaaaaaaaaaaataattaaaagtgaACTGTGGTCGAGCAGTCAGATCATGGGAAAACCACTTTTGGTACAGCGCTAGTTTTGCAAAACTGAAATGACAGTGAAAGGATCTTATTAAATTAGTgagaaaaacaaaacaagaaacggGGTAATGTTACACGTCAGGATGGAAAATTGCTCCAGGGCTTAATCCAAGGTTTATAAGTGGCCTTTTAAGAGATTAGCGAATTAGGATAATACAGGTCTTCTGTGTATGGATGGGATGACGCCGCCGAGGACAACGTTAATCAGAGCTCCGAGATTTGGGCAAATGGAAAAGAAATAGAACGTCTACGATTCTCCAGACGGCCCCGTAGCAGGCCGCGTACAATCCGGAGTCAG
Encoded here:
- the SDC1 gene encoding syndecan-1, whose amino-acid sequence is MDALPALCLLLLLGLCSLTVAVDETVPLPEDLDGSGDDEDFSGSGSDGFFVDSESKDVTVFTTSISTLVPTVEGSTAAQEPEIVEKEESKTEDTTKSADTTTSPSDDITDPIAVDTGDAEATTKEATSPPFQQEETEDKKHHHHRHHHHTTTSSTTTSSTTLPSESGGDVDDTTDILLAVDLPEETTTNIPDTEPGLHHVPQELTTPVEDLANHDVFHGETTSGATSTYVDNEEAAVDALDNLPSLVTTTVAEESSTHKDHHHHHHHHHPPPHHTTTTQFVELGVEEEETTKPSDPVEPESNAEGGEKATTVSEDEHPPDGHHHVSTTMSAEPEKPHEVHTPDTKGRRIHVPDGGSTTAVPVISEDEQLPKDTENDDFTSTTAQYNVSRSPFDENDEISDSKEEGPSGVADEDIFFESTNSVLNEGRMNPSSEEGNSDDGSSDASHGIMERKELLAGIIAGGVAGLVFAAALVVFVLYRMKKKDEGSYSLEEPKQSNGGYQKPREQREFYA